From the Brassica napus cultivar Da-Ae chromosome A8, Da-Ae, whole genome shotgun sequence genome, one window contains:
- the LOC106362216 gene encoding 3-hydroxyisobutyryl-CoA hydrolase-like protein 5 — MAQEGRNIDEQVVVGEQKGSVEWAILKRTRQLNTTASEEVLKLAEDLETWEKDDKTKLIVTQSAGDDVQMFYDGQFSSLNDIYTMYWLCYHIHTYKKTQVAIVDGICNFGSASLMFAMKFSVVTEKIDFATLEASLGFHTDCGFSYIHSRLPGHLGEFLALTGTRLNGKELVAVGMATHFVPSAKLVDLVARLWSLDSGDMDVVRSTIEEFSEKVELDKDSILNKLSIIDKCCSKESVKQIIQEFEAEGSKEGNEWVTPIMGFLKQSSPTGLKINLRSIREGRKQTLAECLKKEFRVSVNILRGTISNDAYEGARALTIDKDNRPGWNPATLDEVDDEKINLVFLPLEDDIIELRIPETEDNRWGGKYET, encoded by the exons ATGGCTCAAGAAGGTAGAAACATCGATGAGCAG GTTGTTGTTGGAGAGCAGAAAGGCTCAGTGGAATGGGCTATTCTAAAGCGCACTCGTCAGCTAAATACCACGGCTTCTGAAGAG gTCCTCAAGCTTGCAGAAGATCTTGAAACCTGGGAGAAGGACGACAAAACAAAGCTTATAGTGACCCAG AGTGCAGGTGATGATGTTCAGATGTTTTATGACGGCC AGTTTTCATCCCTTAACGATATTTACACGATGTATTGGCTTTGCTATCATATTCACACATACAAGAAGACTCAG GTCGCTATTGTTGATGGAATATGTAATTTTGGAAGTGCATCACTGATGTTCGCAATGAAGTTCTCTGTTGTGACAGAGAAAATT GATTTTGCTACTTTAGAAGCAAGTCTTGGGTTTCACACTGATTGTGGTTTCTCTTACATCCATTCACGTCTTCCTGGTCATCTAG GAGAATTCTTGGCTCTAACTGGGACAAGATTGAATGGCAAAGAACTTGTAGCAGTTGGCATGGCAACACATTTCGTACCTTCtgct AAATTGGTTGATCTTGTGGCACGGCTTTGGAGTTTGGACTCTGGAGACATGGATGTAGTCCGATCCACAATTGAAGAGTTCTCCGAGAAAGTTGAACTCGACAAAGACAGCATCCTTAACAA GTTGTCAATAATTGATAAGTGTTGCTCAAAAGAAAGTGTGAAGCAGATCATACAAGAATTT GAAGCTGAAGGGAGCAAAGAGGGAAATGAGTGGGTAACTCCAATCATGGGATTTCTAAAACAATCATCTCCCACAGGGTTGAAAATAAACCTACGATCG ATACGTGAAGGTAGGAAACAAACACTGGCTGAATGCCTCAAGAAGGAGTTTAGGGTCTCTGTGAATATCTTGAGGGGCACCATATCCAATGACGCGTATGAG GGTGCAAGAGCTCTGACCATAGACAAAGACAACCGTCCCGGG TGGAATCCAGCGACGTTGGATGAGGTAGATGACGAGAAAATCAACTTGGTGTTTCTGCCCTTGGAGGATGATATTATTGAGCTTCGTATCCCTGAAACCGAAGATAACAG GTGGGGAGGCAAATACGAGACTTGA
- the LOC106359388 gene encoding 3-hydroxyisobutyryl-CoA hydrolase-like protein 5, with the protein MATHFVPLDKVWALMPRLARLDSGDTDVVRSTIEEFSEKVDLDEDSILNKQSIIDACFSKESVKQIIQAFEAEGSKEGNEWITPILKRLKESSPTALKINLRSIREARNQTLGDCLKKEFRITVNIMRSTISIDAFEGVRALTIAKDNCPRWNPATLDEVDDEKIKLVFKPLEDDLELRIPETEENRWEGKAETSGFASVRG; encoded by the exons ATGGCAACACATTTTGTTCCTCTTGAT AAAGTGTGGGCTCTTATGCCACGGCTTGCGCGTTTAGACTCTGGAGACACGGATGTAGTCCGATCCACAATTGAAGAGTTCTCCGAGAAAGTAGACCTCGACGAAGACAGCATCCTTAACAA GCAGTCAATAATTGATGCGTGTTTCTCAAAAGAAAGTGTGAAGCAGATCATACAAGCATTT GAAGCTGAAGGGAGCAAAGAAGGAAATGAGTGGATAACTCCAATCCTCAAACGTCTAAAAGAATCATCTCCCACAGCATTGAAAATAAACCTACGATCG ATACGCGAAGCTAGGAATCAAACACTGGGTGATTGCCTCAAGAAGGAGTTTAGGATCACCGTTAATATCATGAGGAGCACCATATCCATTGACGCGTTTGAG GGTGTAAGAGCTCTGACCATAGCCAAAGACAACTGTCCCAGG TGGAATCCAGCGACGTTGGATGAGGTAGATGACGAGAAAATCAAGTTGGTGTTTAAGCCCTTGGAGGATGATCTTGAGCTACGTATCCCTGAAACCGAAGAGAACAG GTGGGAAGGCAAAGCCGAGACTTCAGGTTTTGCATCAGTACGaggataa
- the LOC106362213 gene encoding probable sugar phosphate/phosphate translocator At1g06470, giving the protein MEQRVQLRGSSTVEAMSSLGDVDREQVSEPFDIENESRKDTNHPSSFDVGYSSGDNLETLPKASTEAISPADILKTLFFILVWYTFSTFLTLYNKTLLGDDLGKFPAPLLMNTIHFSIQAVLSKMVTWYWSGRFQPDNAISWRDYFVRVVPTALATALDINLSNESLVFISVTFATMCKSAAPIFLLLFAFAFRLESPSLKLFGIISVISAGVLLSVAKETEFEFWGFVFVMLAAVMSGFRWCMTQVLLQKETYGLKNPFTFMSYVAPVMAIVTGLLSLLLDPWSEFRDNIYFDSGAHFTRTCFLMLFGGALAFCMVLTEYILVSVTSAVTVTIAGVVKEAVTIVVAVFYFHDEFTWLKGFGLMIIMVGVSLFNWYKYEKLQKGNKTEDEKKLQAPSQTGKYVILDETDDQENGP; this is encoded by the exons ATGGAGCAAAGAGTACAGCTACGCGGTAGTAGCACTGTAGAAGCTATGTCCAGTCTAGGAGATGTAGACAGAGAACAGGTTTCAGAGCCGTTTGATATTGAGAATGAATCCAGGAAGGATACAAACCACCCCAGCAGTTTTGATGTTGGTTACAGTTCCGGTGATAACCTGGAAACGTTGCCTAAAGCTTCAACAGAGGCTATCTCTCCCGCTGACATTCTAAAAACACTCTTCTTTATACTTGTATGGTACACTTTCAGCACTTTTTTGACTCT GTACAACAAAACTCTCTTAGGAGATGATTTGGGGAAATTTCCTGCTCCCTTGTTAATGAATACCATTCACTTTTCTATTCAAGCGGTTTTATCAAAGATGGTAACTTGGTATTGGTCCGGAAGATTTCAACCTGATAATGCCATATCATGGAGAGACTATTTCGTTAGAG TTGTACCAACAGCACTTGCAACTGCTTTGGATATAAATCTAAGTAATGAGTCACTGGTCTTCATAtcggttacgtttgcaacaatG TGCAAATCTGCAGCCCCAatatttcttcttctgtttGCTTTTGCCTTCAG GTTGGAGTCTCCAAGCCTGAAGCTTTTTGGTATTATTTCAGTTATCTCAGCAGGAGTGCTGTTATCAG TTGCAAAGGAGACAGAATTTGAGTTTTGGGGTTTCGTTTTTGTCATGCTCGCTGCTGTCATGTCTGGTTTCCGCTGGTGTATGACCCAAGTTCTTTTGCAG AAAGAAACCTACG GCCTGAAAAATCCCTTCACATTTATGAGTTACGTGGCACCAGTGATGGCAATAGTGACtggtcttctctctctccttctggATCCATGGAGTGAATTTAGAGACAACATATACTTTGATAGTGGAGCGCATTTTACTCGAACTTGTTTCTTGATGCTTTTTGGTGGAGCCTTGGCTTTTTGCATG GTTTTAACAGAGTATATTCTTGTTTCGGTGACCAGTGCTGTAACCGTCACAATAGCGGGGGTCGTTAAAGAGGCTGTCACCATAGTG GTTGCTGTGTTTTATTTccacgacgaatttacgtggcTGAAAGGCTTTGGTCTGATGATTATCATGGTTGGTGTCAGTTTGTTCAACTGGTACAA ATATGAGAAACTACAAAAGGGGAACAAAACAGAAGATGAGAAGAAGCTACAAGCGCCAAGTCAAACTGGAAAATACGTGATTCTTGACGAGACGGATGATCAAGAAAATGGTCCCTAA
- the LOC106359387 gene encoding small heat shock protein C4: MELDSITAKRRLATVAAHFPNDPVSTASLVPLNCSSSLNSVIRRCDSKLPFARQASSEQGFFMRQASTDETTYTYACFLLAGAVWSPRSNVAEYEHNYVVAIELPGASINDIRVEVDNLNLIVTGRRTSVGQKVDAGTKGSICGYHKQGIVQGPFKVSWPLPINVNKDNVSAEFMDGLLRIVIPKL, from the exons ATGGAGCTCGATTCCATCACCGCTAAGCGCAGACTCGCTACCGTCGCTGCTCACTTCCCCAACGATCCTGTCTCCACCGCATCTCTTGTCCCCTTG AACTGTAGTAGCAGTTTGAACTCTGTCATCAGAAGATGTGACAGCAAACTCCCTTTTGCTCGGCAAGCATCTTCTGAACAAGGCTTCTTTATGAGGCAGGCTTCCACCGACGAG ACTACATACACATATGCTTGTTTTCTTTTGGCAGGGGCTGTTTGGTCTCCGAGATCAAATGTTGCAGAATATGAACATAACTATGTTGTGGCAATTGAGCTACCTGGGGCCAGTATCAATGATATAAGAGTGGAGGTCGACAACTTAAA CTTGATTGTGACAGGGAGACGCACATCTGTCGGTCAAAAAGTTGatgcaggcaccaaaggttCAATCTGTGGGTATCACAAGCAAGGAATAGTGCAAGGACCATTCAAAGTTTCCTGGCCTCTTCCCATTAATGTGAACAAGGATAACGTTTCTGCTGAATTTAT GGATGGTCTTCTGAGAATAGTGATTCCAAAGCTTTGA
- the LOC106362212 gene encoding ATP-dependent zinc metalloprotease FTSH 8, chloroplastic-like produces MATSSACLIGNGLSLHATKQRSKQFRLSSTFTSVNKTSKLTVVKASLDVNKHEARRGFFKLLLGNAAAAGVSLLKTGKANAADEQEVSSSRMSYSRFLEYLDKGRVNKVDLYENGTIAIVEAVSPELGNRIQRVRVQLPGLSQELLQKLRAKNIDFAAHNAQEDQGSPLLNLIGNLAFPVILIGGLFLLSRRSSGGGMGGGPGGGPGFPLQIGQSKAKFQMEPNTGVTFDDVAGVDEAKQDFMEVVEFLKKPERFTAVGARIPKGVLLVGPPGTGKTLLAKAIAGEAGVPFFSISGSEFVEMFVGVGASRVRDLFKKAKENAPCIVFVDEIDAVGRQRGTGIGGGNDEREQTLNQLLTEMDGFEGNTGVIVVAATNRADILDSALLRPGRFDRQVSVDVPDVKGRTDILKVHSGNKKFENGVSLEVIAMRTPGFSGADLANLLNEAAILAGRRGKTAISSKEIDDSIDRIVAGMEGTVMTDGKSKSLVAYHEVGHAVCGTLTPGHDAVQKVTLIPRGQARGLTWFIPSDDPTLISKQQLFARIVGGLGGRAAEEVIFGEPEVTTGAVGDLQQITGLAKQMVTTFGMSEIGPWSLMDSSAQSDVIMRMMARNSMSEKLANDIDSAVKTLSDRAYEIALGHIRNNREAMDKIVEVLLEKETMSGDEFRAILSEFTEIPPENRVASSSTSTTPTPAPV; encoded by the exons ATGGCTACTTCATCGGCTTGTCTTATCGGGAACGGACTATCTCTCCACGCAACCAAACAAAGGTCTAAACAGTTTAGACTCTCCTCAACGTTTACTTCAGTTAATAAGACATCTAAACTCACCGTTGTGAAGGCTTCTTTAGATGTGAACAAACACGAAGCAAGAAGAGGCTTCTTCAAGCTTCTACTCGGAAACGCTGCTGCAGCTGGAGTGAGCTTGCTCAAAACTGGTAAAGCAAATGCAGCAGATGAGCAAGAGGTCTCTTCGTCAAGGATGTCTTACTCCAGGTTCCTCGAGTATTTAGACAAAGGGAGAGTTAACAAAGTAGACTTGTACGAGAACGGGACGATAGCTATTGTGGAGGCTGTTTCTCCTGAGCTGGGTAACAGGATCCAGCGTGTACGCGTGCAGCTACCGGGGCTGAGCCAGGAGCTTCTCCAGAAGCTCCGGGCTAAGAATATCGATTTCGCGGCACATAATGCTCAAGAAGACCAAGGCTCTCCGTTGCTCAACTTGATTGGGAACCTCGCTTTCCCTGTGATCCTCATTGGCGGTTTGTTTCTTCTCTCGAGACGGTCCTCTGGTGGTGGGATGGGTGGTGGGCCTGGCGGTGGGCCTGGCTTCCCGCTTCAGATCGGTCAGTCCAAAGCCAAGTTCCAGATGGAGCCAAACACTGGTGTAACCTTTGATGATGTTGCTGGAGTCGATGAAGCCAAGCAAGACTTCATGGAAGTGGTGGAGTTTCTCAAGAAGCCTGAGAGGTTCACTGCGGTCGGTGCTCGGATCCCTAAAGGTGTCCTCCTCGTTGGTCCTCCTGGGACTGGTAAAACCCTCTTGGCCAAAGCCATTGCTGGTGAGGCCGGTGTGCCTTTCTTCTCCATCTCGGGGTCTGAGTTCGTTGAGATGTTTGTCGGTGTTGGGGCCTCGAGGGTGCGTGATCTTTTCAAGAAGGCTAAGGAGAATGCTCCGTGTATTGTCTTTGTGGACGAGATTGATGCTGTTGGTAGGCAGAGAGGAACTGGGATTGGTGGAGGGAATGATGAAAGAGAGCAGACCTTGAATCAGCTTTTGACTGAGATGGATGGGTTTGAGGGTAACACTGGTGTTATTGTTGTTGCTGCTACTAATAGAGCTGATATTCTTGACTCCGCCTTGCTGAGACCAGGGCGTTTTGACCGGCAG GTGTCTGTTGATGTTCCAGACGTCAAGGGAAGAACAGATATACTCAAGGTTCACTCAGGgaacaagaaatttgagaatgGTGTTTCACTTGAAGTGATAGCCATGAGAACGCCTGGATTTAGCGGAGCTGATCTTGCAAACCTCTTGAACGAGGCGGCCATATTGGCTGGACGACGTGGGAAGACAGCGATATCATCGAAAGAGATTGATGACTCGATTGATAGAATTGTAGCTGGGATGGAAGGAACTGTCATGACAGATGGGAAGAGCAAAAGTTTGGTTGCTTACCATGAAGTTGGACATGCTGTCTGTGG AACATTGACTCCAGGGCATGATGCTGTTCAAAAGGTCACGTTGATACCAAGAGGACAAGCGAGAGGTCTGACTTGGTTCATTCCCTCTGATGATCCAACTCTAATCTCAAAACAGCAACTGTTTGCAAGAATTGTTGGTGGACTCGGTGGTAGAGCTGCTGAAGAAGTCATCTTTGGTGAGCCTGAGGTGACGACTGGCGCGGTTGGTGACTTGCAACAGATCACCGGTTTGGCTAAGCAG ATGGTGACAACATTTGGGATGTCCGAAATTGGACCATGGTCGCTAATGGACTCATCAGCTCAAAGCGATGTGATCATGAGAATGATGGCAAGAAACTCAATGTCTGAGAAGCTTGCAAATGACATTGATTCAGCGGTGAAGACACTATCAGACAGGGCATACGAGATAGCTTTGGGACACATAAGGAACAACCGTGAAGCCATGGACAAGATTGTTGAAGTACTTCTCGAGAAAGAGACTATGTCAGGCGATGAGTTCCGAGCAATCCTCTCAGAATTTACAGAAATTCCTCCTGAGAACCGTGTGGCTTCTTCCTCAACATCAACAACACCAACACCAGCTCCTGTTTGA
- the LOC106362211 gene encoding probable alpha,alpha-trehalose-phosphate synthase [UDP-forming] 7, whose translation MISRSYTNLLDLASGNFPVMGREPRRRLPRVMTVPGNVSEFDDDQAYSVSSDNPSSVSSDRMIIVANRLPLKAERRNGSWSFTWDQDALYLQLKDGLPEDMEVLYVGSLSVDVESYEQDDVAQILLDKFKCVPTFLPPDLQSKFYDGFCKRQLWPLFHYMLPFTADHGTRFDRSLWEAYVATNKLFFQKVIEVINPDDDYVWIHDYHLMVLPTFLRRRFNRIRMGFFLHSPFPSSEIYRSLPVREEILKALLNSDLIGFHTFDYARHFLTCCSRMLGLEYQSKRGYIGLEYYGRTVGIKIMPVGINMGRIQSVMRYSEEEGKVMELRKRYEGKTVLLGIDDMDIFKGINLKLLAMEQMLNQHSNWRGRAVLVQIVNPARGKGIDIDEIRGEIEGSCKRINEDFGKPGYQPIVYIDTPVSVNEIIAYYHIAECVVVTAVRDGMNLTPYEYIVCRQGLLGSESDFNGPKKSMLVASEFIGCSPSLSGAIRVNPWNVEATGEALNEALSMRDPEKQLRHEKHFRYVSTHDVAFWSRSFLQDLERICVDHFKKRCWGMGISFGFRVVALDPNFRKLSIPCIVSDYKRAKSRAILLDYDGTLMPQNSINKAPSQEVLKFLNELCEDKKNSIFIVSGRGRESLGNWFSPCENIGIAAEHGYFLKWPGNKEWETCGQSCDFGWMQIVEPVMKQYTEATDGSSIEIKDSALVWQYRDADSGFGSLQAKEMLEHLESVLANEPVAVKSGHYIVEVKPQGVSKGSVAEKIFSSMDDKGKPVDFVLCIGDDRSDEDMFEAIGNAMSKRLLCDNALVFACTVGQKPSKAKYYLDDTMEVTSMLESLAEASEASNFSMRELDEAL comes from the exons ATGATATCTAGGTCGTACACGAATCTATTAGACTTGGCTTCAGGGAACTTCCCTGTAATGGGGAGAGAGCCTCGCAGGCGTCTCCCTAGAGTCATGACAGTCCCTGGAAACGTCTCCGAGTTCGACGACGATCAAGCTTACAGCGTCTCCTCGGACAACCCCTCCTCGGTCTCCTCCGATCGTATGATCATCGTCGCCAATCGTCTCCCCTTGAAGGCCGAGAGGCGAAACGGGAGCTGGAGCTTCACCTGGGATCAAGACGCGTTGTACTTGCAGCTCAAAGACGGTTTGCCTGAGGATATGGAGGTGTTATACGTCGGCTCTTTGAGCGTTGACGTTGAGTCTTATGAGCAGGATGACGTGGCGCAGATTCTGTTGGATAAGTTTAAATGCGTCCCCACTTTCCTCCCGCCTGATTTGCAGTCAAAGTTCTACGACGGGTTTTGCAAGAGGCAGCTGTGGCCGCTCTTTCACTATATGCTTCCTTTTACGGCTGATCACGGGACTAGGTTCGATAGGTCGCTTTGGGAGGCTTACGTGGCAACGAACAAGCTCTTTTTTCAGAAGGTTATCGAGGTTATAAACCCTGATGATGATTATGTGTGGATTCATGATTACCATTTGATGGTGTTGCCTACTTTCTTGAGAAGACGGTTTAACAGGATTAGGATGGGGTTTTTCCTCCATAGTCCGTTCCCTTCGTCTGAGATATACAGGTCTCTCCCTGTTCGTGAAGAGATTCTCAAGGCGCTGCTGAACAGTGACCTTATTGGCTTTCACACGTTTGACTACGCTCGTCACTTCCTCACTTGCTGCAGTCGGATGTTGGGTCTTGAGTATCAGTCCAAGAGGGGATACATTGGTCTTGAGTATTACGGTAGGACTGTGGGTATAAAGATCATGCCTGTGGGGATCAACATGGGTCGGATTCAGTCGGTTATGAGATACTCAGAGGAGGAAGGGAAGGTGATGGAGCTTAGAAAGCGTTACGAAGGCAAGACAGTGTTGCTTGGTATTGATGACATGGATATATTCAAAGGTATAAACTTGAAGCTTTTAGCGATGGAGCAAATGCTTAATCAGCACTCTAATTGGAGGGGAAGGGCTGTTTTGGTTCAGATTGTGAATCCTGCTAGGGGTAAAGGTATTGATATAGACGAGATACGCGGTGAGATTGAAGGAAGCTGCAAGAGGATCAATGAAGACTTTGGGAAGCCTGGTTATCAGCCTATCGTGTATATTGATACTCCGGTGTCAGTAAATGAGATCATTGCTTATTACCATATCGCTGAGTGTGTAGTGGTTACAGCCGTTAGAGATGGTATGAATCTTACTCCCTATGAATATATAGTGTGCAGACAGGGTCTGCTCGGGTCTGAATCAGATTTTAATGGTCCAAAGAAGAGCATGTTGGTTGCATCTGAGTTTATTGGGTGTTCTCCTTCGCTTAGTGGGGCTATAAGGGTAAACCCATGGAACGTGGAAGCGACCGGAGAAGCTCTGAACGAGGCACTCTCGATGCGTGATCCTGAGAAACAACTCCGACATGAGAAACACTTCCGGTACGTTAGTACTCACGATGTTGCCTTTTGGTCGAGGAGTTTCCTGCAAGACCTGGAGAGGATATGCGTGGACCATTTCAAGAAGAGGTGTTGGGGGATGGGGATTAGTTTCGGTTTCAGAGTTGTGGCACTCGATCCTAACTTTAGAAAGCTTTCGATACCGTGCATTGTGTCGGACTACAAAAGGGCGAAAAGCAGAGCGATACTGTTGGATTATGATGGCACTTTGATGCCTCAGAACTCCATCAATAAAGCTCCTAGTCAGGAAGTTCTTAAATTCTTGAATGAGCTTTGTGAGGACAAGAAGAATTCGATTTTTATTGTCAGTGGAAGAGGAAGGGAAAGCTTAGGCAATTGGTTCTCTCCTTGCGAAAACATTGGGATTGCAGCTGAGCATGGATACTTCTTAAA GTGGCCGGGGAACAAAGAATGGGAAACATGTGGTCAGAGCTGTGACTTTGGTTGGATGCAGATCGTGGAACCTGTAATGAAACAGTACACTGAAGCTACGGATGGCTCGTCCATCGAAATTAAAGACAGTGCTCTAGTTTGGCAATATAGGGATGCGGATTCTGGCTTTGGTTCTTTACAAGCAAAGGAGATGTTGGAGCATTTAGAGAGTGTTCTAGCTAATGAGCCTGTTGCAGTCAAAAGCGGCCACTACATCGTAGAAGTCAAGCCTCAG GGAGTGAGCAAAGGATCAGTGGCAGAGAAGATATTTTCATCAATGGATGACAAAGGAAAACCAGTTGATTTCGTGCTGTGTATTGGAGATGACAGATCAGACGAGGACATGTTTGAAGCGATTGGTAATGCCATGTCGAAAAGATTGCTCTGTGACAATGCTCTCGTCTTTGCATGCACGGTTGGGCAAAAGCCAAGCAAGGCTAAATACTATTTGGATGATACTATGGAAGTGACAAGCATGCTTGAATCTCTAGCTGAAGCATCAGAGGCTTCGAACTTCTCTATGCGTGAACTTGATGAAGCCCTTTGA
- the LOC106362210 gene encoding delta-9 desaturase-like 5 protein, protein MCNPTKDSVPSQSGLVSKEKRAYFQRYWTWADVARALTVTIVHFWCLLAPFNYTWEALRFGLILVTLTNLLITFSYHRNLAHRSFKLPKWLEYPIAYAAVFALQGDPLDWVSIHRFHHQFTDSDRDPHSPKEGFLFSHVMWIFDTLYIKYKCGGRNNVMDLKQQWFYRFLRKTIGFHVLMFWTVLYLYGGLPYLTCGGGVGGVLGYHVTWLVNSACHICGSRSWKTKDTSRNVWWLSLFTMGESWHNNHHAFQSSARQGLEWWQIDITWYLIRLFEVLGLATDVKLPSEYQKQKLALAR, encoded by the exons ATGTGTAATCCCACTAAAGACAGTGTGCCTAGCCAAAGTGGCTTGGTGAGTAAGGAAAAAAGAGCGTATTTTCAGAGATATTGGACGTGGGCCGATGTAGCAAGAGCGTTAACCGTTACGATTGTGCACTTTTGGTGTCTCCTGGCGCCGTTTAACTACACATGGGAAGCACTACGGTTCGGTTTGATTCTCGTCACACTGACTAACCTGCTCATCACATTCTCGTACCACAGGAACTTGGCTCATCGGAGTTTTAAGCTCCCAAAATGGCTTGAATATCCTATTGCTTACGCTGCTGTTTTTGCTCTTCAG GGTGATCCATTGGACTGGGTGAGCATACATAGGTTCCATCACCAGTTCACAGATTCGGACCGTGACCCACATAGCCCTAAGGAAGGATTTTTGTTCAGCCATGTCATGTGGATATTTGACACgctttatataaaatataag TGTGGTGGACGTAACAACGTGATGGACTTGAAGCAGCAATGGTTCTATAGGTTTCTAAGAAAGACCATTGGTTTCCACGTCTTAATGTTTTGGACCGTCCTCTATCTCTACGGTGGTTTACCTTACCTTACTTGCGGCGGG GGCGTTGGAGGTGTGCTAGGGTACCACGTGACATGGCTCGTAAACTCAGCATGCCATATTTGTGGTTCGAGATCGTGGAAAACTAAAGACACATCTCGTAACGTTTG GTGGCTAAGCTTGTTTACGATGGGAGAGAGTTGGCACAACAACCACCATGCGTTTCAGTCATCGGCAAGGCAAGGATTGGAGTGGTGGCAGATAGATATCACTTGGTACCTCATTCGACTATTCGAGGTTCTCGGACTAGCCACTGATGTGAAACTGCCTTCGGAATACCAAAAACAGAAGCTGGCTCTAGCTCGTTGA
- the LOC106359386 gene encoding delta-9 desaturase-like 4 protein, with the protein MCDPTRDDGSSQSGLVRKEKRAYFQREWNSFDVMRTLTVTIVHLLCLLAPFNYKWEALRFGLVLFAVVQLGITFSYHRNLSHRSFKLPKWLEYPFAYSAVFALQGDPMDWVSIHRFHHQFTDTDRDPHSPTEGLWFSYVLWIFDTRYIKYKCGRRNNVMDLKQQWFYRFLRKTIGFHVLMFWTVLYLYGGLPYLTCGGGVGVTIGYHVTWLVNSVGHIWGSRSWKTKDTSRNVWWLSLFTMGDSWHNNHHAFETSARHGFEWWQIDITWYLIRLFEILGLATDVKLPSEFQKQKMSLTRSS; encoded by the exons ATGTGTGATCCCACTAGAGACGATGGCTCTAGCCAGAGCGGCTTGGTTCGTAAGGAAAAAAGGGCGTATTTTCAGAGAGAATGGAATTCGTTCGATGTAATGAGAACGTTAACCGTTACGATTGTGCACTTGTTGTGTCTCTTGGCGCCATTTAACTATAAGTGGGAAGCTTTACGGTTCGGTCTGGTGCTCTTCGCGGTTGTTCAGCTCGGCATCACATTTTCATACCATAGGAACTTGTCTCACCGGAGCTTCAAGCTGCCAAAATGGCTCGAATATCCTTTCGCCTATTCTGCTGTCTTTGCTCTTCAG GGTGATCCGATGGATTGGGTGAGCATACATAGGTTTCATCACCAGTTCACAGATACAGACCGTGACCCACATAGCCCTACCGAAGGGTTATGGTTCAGCTATGTCTTGTGGATATTTGACACTCGTTACATCAAATATAAG TGTGGAAGACGTAACAACGTGATGGATTTGAAGCAGCAATGGTTCTATAGGTTTTTACGAAAGACAATTGGTTTCCACGTCTTAATGTTTTGGACCGTCCTCTATCTCTACGGTGGTTTACCTTACCTTACTTGCGGCGGG GGAGTTGGAGTTACGATCGGGTACCATGTGACATGGCTCGTAAACTCGGTAGGCCACATTTGGGGTTCAAGGTCGTGGAAGACTAAAGACACATCTCGTAACGTTTG GTGGCTAAGCTTATTTACAATGGGAGATAGTTGGCACAACAACCACCATGCGTTTGAAACATCAGCGAGGCATGGCTTTGAGTGGTGGCAGATAGATATCACCTGGTACCTCATTCGATTATTTGAGATTCTTGGATTAGCCACTGATGTGAAATTGCCCTCAGAGTTCCAGAAACAGAAAATGTCTCTCACTCGTTCATCTTGA
- the LOC106360259 gene encoding uncharacterized protein LOC106360259 has translation MPETEREEKNRRRRMRGVGAEKKITLEEYVDFINSAKSIDFTCSYLNQILHIHGFRKLHKSNKKTVGEAVDAVDLLDLSRSTLNQTSVSSSASLTLDQVISDIEALKWQECCLTSLQIISSDEVTPAVASPKQQSNKRKIGNQKKKKKMRRASDL, from the exons ATGCCCGAGaccgagagagaagagaaaaatcgaagaagaagaatgagggGAGTAGGAGCAGAGAAGAAGATAACTCTGGAGGAATACGTCGATTTCATCAACTCTGCAAAGTCCATCGACTTCACCTGCTCCTACCTCAATCAG ATCCTTCACATTCACGGCTTCCGAAAGCTTCACAAATCCAACAAG AAAACTGTAGGAGAAGCAGTAGACGCAGTGGATCTGCTCGATCTCTCTCGCTCGACTCTGAATCAAACCTCCGTCTCGTCATCAGCTTCCTTAACTCTCGATCAAGTGATCAGCGACATCGAAGCTCTCAAATGGCAGGAGTGCTGCCTCACCTCTCTCCAGATCATCAGCTCCGATGAAGTCACTCCAGCAGTCGCCAGCCCCAAGCAGCAATCGAACAAGAGGAAGATCGGaaaccaaaagaagaagaagaaaatgcgAAGAGCGTCAGATCTGTGA